From Mucilaginibacter rubeus, a single genomic window includes:
- a CDS encoding lanthionine synthetase LanC family protein, whose amino-acid sequence MEQIEFSQHYDTITQPDNKTTGSQLNRQNDYASYLAEQGYAYCIAAPYLISGNPNENNAWLIHISIVPQQFDQIITAVLACLKPLGVCFAIPANTEAHSTILDGRAGFALTGKVITIIANTGKEARLIADELQSLTTGIIGPLMPCAFHLTPVIAVSYGHPFEQNSLNIAKEDIFYGATIADELLQKIKSNNMSWPFDDIRPLKPLKQPRLLNRQYIPIEILKKDPKGNVFKALKINRVFDMQWCVIKQGRQYQSFDNAGRDAKDRLKRQFEIHRHFETKAILPKAISYFELHGDAFFAMDYKESVSLSEKTAQLNEGRTWRTMPTERRREMISYLLRVVGILCIFHQEGFVHRDVTPANFIVTETGQVFAIDVELCYHMGTGTPNPPFSLGTTGYMSPAQESCKTPSFQDDIYSLGSLLISVLTGILPNKLNQMDPELLTRNLAYFLDSPSLISITVACLNADESLRPSLAEIKSKLELYDMVLLTTDEISYVDISHSCDPATIIKDGIQTLAHIALANHAHFAADLPSVSYGREMAFVCTDPNRLQPNEFAEISILALFTRFCPPAEHSTIVSAINTRLEKSTVIQLSNLEVQILMAEISLAELDTRLRSTFMNIAEPLPDDISDDTPPQTSAGLAGLGLKLLNLIDQQSDEPDLRKLVEIVKSIANLQQKDGSWMGGPAGSGKKRFAITGFSHGVAGITYFLLCYFAKYPTGHLKARITSALNWLSGQRKPDRGNLTWPVSTENNTVDPWLEHGFTGIALTFIKAFEVLGDLQYQQIAAEVLRYHPIQITSNYCAFGNGLSGLGEVYLEAFRVFGDEEWYSRATAVRDVLLNSCYREKGICFWLDGTQLMPSPDFRTGSGGVLHFLLRFEHPGEINFPSHLIP is encoded by the coding sequence ATGGAACAAATTGAATTCAGCCAGCATTATGACACAATTACTCAACCGGATAATAAAACTACCGGATCTCAATTAAACAGGCAGAATGATTACGCCTCCTATTTAGCTGAACAAGGATATGCTTATTGCATTGCTGCACCCTATTTAATTTCAGGCAACCCGAACGAAAACAACGCCTGGCTGATCCATATCAGTATTGTTCCGCAACAGTTTGACCAGATAATCACAGCGGTACTTGCATGCCTGAAACCCCTAGGCGTTTGCTTTGCTATCCCAGCTAATACAGAAGCACATAGCACCATCCTCGACGGACGGGCAGGCTTTGCGTTAACCGGGAAGGTGATCACGATCATTGCAAATACCGGCAAAGAAGCGAGGCTTATTGCTGATGAATTGCAGTCTTTGACAACAGGCATCATCGGGCCTTTGATGCCCTGCGCTTTCCACCTTACACCCGTTATCGCCGTCAGCTATGGACACCCCTTTGAACAAAACTCCCTTAACATCGCAAAAGAGGATATATTTTACGGCGCTACAATTGCTGATGAATTACTGCAAAAAATCAAATCAAACAATATGTCATGGCCATTCGACGATATCAGGCCATTGAAACCGTTAAAACAACCGCGCCTATTAAACCGGCAATACATCCCCATCGAAATTTTAAAAAAAGACCCCAAAGGCAATGTGTTCAAGGCATTGAAAATAAACCGGGTCTTTGATATGCAATGGTGCGTCATCAAACAGGGCCGGCAATACCAAAGCTTCGATAATGCCGGCCGGGATGCCAAAGACCGCCTGAAGCGGCAATTTGAAATCCACAGGCACTTTGAAACAAAAGCCATCCTTCCAAAAGCCATCTCCTATTTTGAATTGCACGGAGATGCATTCTTCGCCATGGACTACAAAGAATCCGTGTCACTAAGCGAAAAAACAGCCCAACTGAATGAGGGTCGCACCTGGCGAACCATGCCTACGGAACGAAGAAGGGAAATGATCAGTTACCTGTTACGAGTTGTCGGTATCCTCTGCATATTCCACCAGGAAGGATTTGTGCACCGTGACGTAACACCCGCCAACTTTATTGTAACCGAAACAGGGCAGGTTTTCGCCATTGATGTTGAGTTATGTTACCATATGGGGACCGGAACTCCAAACCCGCCATTCAGCTTAGGAACGACCGGCTATATGTCACCGGCACAGGAAAGCTGCAAGACACCCTCCTTTCAGGATGACATTTACAGCTTAGGCTCGCTGCTGATATCGGTACTGACAGGCATTCTGCCGAACAAACTGAACCAAATGGACCCGGAGCTGCTTACCCGTAATCTTGCTTACTTCCTGGACTCCCCTAGCCTTATCAGCATAACCGTTGCCTGCTTAAATGCGGATGAAAGCCTCCGGCCTTCCTTGGCGGAAATTAAAAGCAAACTGGAACTTTATGATATGGTGCTGCTCACAACAGACGAAATATCTTATGTTGACATATCGCATTCCTGTGATCCAGCAACTATCATTAAAGACGGCATTCAAACCCTTGCCCATATCGCTTTAGCAAACCACGCCCACTTTGCCGCTGATTTGCCGTCAGTAAGCTACGGCCGGGAAATGGCATTTGTCTGTACTGATCCGAACCGCCTGCAGCCGAATGAGTTTGCCGAAATCAGTATCCTCGCCTTGTTTACCCGGTTCTGCCCTCCTGCCGAGCATTCAACTATTGTGTCAGCGATCAACACCCGGCTGGAAAAGTCTACAGTAATCCAACTTTCTAATCTGGAAGTACAAATCTTGATGGCTGAAATATCATTGGCGGAGTTAGACACTCGACTTCGCTCGACTTTCATGAATATAGCCGAACCGCTACCGGATGATATCAGCGATGATACCCCACCCCAAACATCCGCTGGCCTCGCCGGGTTGGGTTTGAAACTATTGAACCTTATCGATCAGCAATCCGATGAACCCGATCTGCGAAAACTGGTGGAAATCGTTAAATCAATAGCCAACCTGCAACAAAAAGACGGGTCCTGGATGGGAGGCCCCGCAGGATCCGGCAAAAAAAGATTTGCAATCACCGGGTTTTCGCACGGTGTCGCGGGCATCACCTATTTCCTGCTGTGCTATTTCGCCAAATATCCTACGGGTCATTTAAAAGCGCGGATCACTTCAGCCTTAAACTGGCTTTCCGGGCAGCGCAAACCTGACCGCGGAAATTTGACGTGGCCGGTAAGCACAGAAAATAATACCGTTGATCCCTGGCTCGAACATGGGTTTACAGGCATAGCACTGACCTTTATCAAAGCCTTTGAGGTACTGGGAGACCTTCAATACCAGCAAATAGCTGCTGAGGTACTAAGATACCACCCAATACAGATCACCAGTAATTACTGCGCATTTGGTAATGGACTCAGCGGCCTGGGTGAAGTTTACCTCGAGGCTTTCCGTGTCTTCGGCGACGAAGAATGGTACTCACGTGCTACCGCTGTCCGCGATGTCCTGCTCAATTCCTGTTACCGGGAGAAAGGCATATGCTTCTGGTTAGATGGTACCCAGTTAATGCCTTCACCTGATTTCCGGACAGGCAGCGGCGGGGTGCTCCACTTCCTGCTCCGGTTTGAACATCCCGGTGAAATCAACTTCCCTTCACACCTTATTCCATAA
- a CDS encoding PKD domain-containing protein, whose protein sequence is MKIKQFLLLAFCMLSGTMPLFAQKSIVDVNTLNGSASAVIPLEVVKRGGVSIPVNLVYYGGGVKPKDVERNAGIGWSVETGGQVSRQLRGLPDDCKKDNSNATMTGWIYNTNQSKINSFAPVNNGTTCANETTDINYLTANFAYNSDTEPDVFNVSAPGLSCQLIWDQNLSGFRPVEYQDLVITPSYNATTGVITGFTIVNDQGIKYVFSSPELVTMKAVIAAGATINYFKNTYNQFVNGINFYDNWHLTSVTDINGNGVSITYNAGQPRSGSDPIVLYTGGASGSTTKIAQYNIVRTITPQTLGMIAEVYTDGYSPLVTFNWSQWSTGQMVINNVTRGAKIYTFNYSAVYSSGTNFRRAFLRNVYISGCSSPFNYQFKYYNEIPSTGNDYTTSLGDSTTTKVDYWGYYNGTSTGLLPSLIVNPSNSNYARYAVNVSSTVGSDYANALAGNTRTVNASNIIAGSLSKIYYATGGNTTIQYEPNDYLDVPSNTTIQGGGIRVKSITDSAVTSATTMVRNYTYKTSLLINAPSSGKPVTLPQFAFTTPYSGTATGNDYWNYSTIRSETDLSAESHSIMYEYVYESSNGAGSKLTQVYLPAMNWDNGAAPACSGCTTEWLPTINYAARTNCASSYGPVKNYTGSYPFAPNGNYDFERGLPVKETTFSGDQLKVSETTYSYLRTATPFVIPALEIDDNVNGGLTVRAYSKYGIYTSTGELQATQTNLVYDSPGSTTYKTSSVTYAYNTTQHKLIQQSTTNSDGSVLTNNIKYIKDFTTSGTNADVVALNNLKALNINLPVETYQQVTAGGTTKTVSASLTRFGAFAIGGVTSYMPAQSLKFFSADGDAAFTPYQINSGTPAFYSGYVPATNYLTYDYFGNLATVDDAHKHVSTTVTNYLTNTVEATFSNAATGEVGFLDFDCPLVQGTAFDVGTAIPVSNVGHSGNAIPMNSGVAFSKALQKNAQAANYIFSFWANAPVGSVTLTMNLTGISTITKTYAGTGGWKYYSFTIPMSGVPSSFTFGFSNNVNVTVDDILFYPENCEVTTYNYDPSTFALRCKTNTNGISAYYTNDIWGRLLYTYDQDKNLLSRNTYVTPGDQQNPLPLTVTAQGYNLYTGSAISINTSGYTNCTNTGVVYQWNFGDGGTATTSTGYATHTYSATGTYTITLTATSPLYGTQTVTTSVTITTPPPPPTYVVLHYTNYTTSNGSITNVAFNNGSTTINLTGAQLEGYQLPLGTYTITVTLGGGTQYNSSTDSGYGCVYLTGKLNVCRDYDVHNTNTYAFLSSNLTTSGSLYFTVYKPNCANALPQ, encoded by the coding sequence ATGAAAATAAAGCAGTTTCTGCTATTGGCGTTCTGTATGCTATCAGGCACGATGCCTCTGTTCGCCCAAAAAAGTATTGTTGATGTAAACACGCTGAACGGCTCTGCCAGCGCCGTTATCCCACTTGAAGTAGTCAAGCGCGGCGGGGTATCCATCCCTGTAAACCTGGTGTATTATGGCGGCGGCGTTAAACCCAAAGATGTGGAAAGAAACGCAGGCATTGGTTGGTCGGTAGAAACAGGTGGCCAGGTAAGCCGTCAGTTGCGTGGCCTGCCCGATGATTGCAAAAAAGACAATTCCAACGCCACAATGACGGGCTGGATCTATAATACCAATCAAAGCAAGATCAATAGTTTTGCCCCTGTTAATAATGGCACAACCTGTGCCAATGAAACCACAGATATCAACTACCTGACTGCCAATTTTGCTTATAACTCTGATACCGAGCCCGATGTTTTTAATGTGAGTGCACCGGGGCTTTCCTGCCAGCTGATCTGGGACCAAAACCTGTCGGGCTTCCGGCCGGTCGAATACCAGGATCTTGTTATTACACCTTCCTATAACGCCACAACTGGTGTGATCACGGGCTTCACCATCGTCAACGATCAGGGTATTAAATACGTCTTTTCTTCGCCTGAACTTGTGACAATGAAAGCGGTAATCGCTGCCGGTGCAACGATTAACTATTTTAAAAATACTTACAACCAATTTGTTAACGGAATCAATTTCTATGACAACTGGCACCTGACCAGTGTAACGGATATTAACGGCAATGGGGTTAGTATCACCTACAACGCCGGGCAACCCCGGAGTGGTTCTGATCCTATCGTTTTATATACAGGCGGAGCAAGCGGAAGCACTACCAAAATTGCGCAATATAATATTGTGCGTACGATAACACCCCAGACACTCGGCATGATCGCCGAAGTTTATACAGATGGTTATTCGCCGCTCGTAACTTTTAACTGGAGCCAGTGGTCGACCGGTCAAATGGTGATCAACAATGTTACCAGGGGGGCTAAGATATACACATTTAATTATTCGGCAGTTTATTCATCAGGTACTAATTTCAGACGGGCATTTCTTCGGAATGTCTATATCAGCGGATGCAGCTCCCCATTCAATTATCAATTTAAGTATTATAATGAAATACCATCAACAGGAAATGATTATACAACCTCACTTGGCGATTCAACGACCACCAAAGTGGATTACTGGGGCTATTACAATGGTACAAGTACCGGCCTGCTGCCTTCGCTAATTGTTAATCCATCCAACAGCAATTATGCCCGTTATGCAGTGAACGTATCTTCGACAGTAGGTTCTGATTATGCCAATGCCCTGGCAGGCAACACCCGTACCGTGAATGCCAGTAATATTATCGCCGGGTCTTTAAGCAAAATCTATTACGCGACGGGAGGGAATACCACCATCCAGTATGAGCCCAACGATTACCTCGACGTACCGTCAAACACCACAATACAAGGCGGCGGAATCAGGGTTAAGTCAATCACGGATTCCGCGGTGACTTCGGCCACTACGATGGTACGCAACTATACCTATAAAACCTCATTACTCATTAACGCTCCTTCCAGTGGCAAACCGGTAACCCTGCCGCAGTTCGCTTTTACTACCCCCTATTCAGGAACTGCCACAGGGAATGACTACTGGAATTATTCCACCATCCGTTCGGAAACGGATCTTTCGGCTGAAAGCCATTCCATCATGTATGAGTATGTGTATGAAAGCAGCAACGGGGCCGGTTCTAAGCTGACCCAGGTTTACCTGCCCGCAATGAACTGGGACAATGGTGCTGCCCCAGCCTGTAGTGGCTGTACAACAGAATGGTTGCCTACAATTAATTATGCCGCACGGACAAACTGCGCTTCCAGCTATGGGCCGGTAAAAAACTATACTGGTTCTTATCCTTTTGCGCCAAATGGCAACTATGATTTTGAAAGGGGGCTGCCTGTAAAAGAAACAACCTTCAGCGGGGATCAGCTAAAAGTAAGTGAAACCACTTATTCGTATCTGCGTACCGCAACACCGTTTGTTATTCCTGCGCTCGAAATCGATGACAACGTCAATGGTGGCCTGACCGTCAGAGCCTACAGCAAGTATGGTATTTATACCTCTACTGGTGAACTGCAAGCGACGCAAACGAACCTGGTATATGATAGTCCTGGTTCAACGACTTATAAAACGTCTTCGGTTACCTATGCCTATAATACTACCCAACATAAACTGATCCAGCAAAGCACCACGAACAGCGATGGGAGCGTGCTGACCAACAACATTAAGTACATTAAAGATTTCACAACCTCAGGAACCAACGCTGATGTTGTGGCGCTCAATAACCTCAAAGCCCTCAATATAAACCTTCCTGTCGAAACTTATCAGCAGGTTACGGCAGGTGGAACTACCAAAACAGTATCCGCTTCATTGACCCGTTTCGGGGCCTTTGCAATCGGAGGGGTAACCAGTTATATGCCAGCGCAATCACTTAAATTCTTTTCGGCCGATGGCGATGCTGCTTTTACACCATACCAGATCAATTCAGGTACACCGGCATTCTATAGCGGGTATGTTCCAGCAACAAACTATCTTACATACGACTATTTCGGAAACCTCGCAACCGTAGATGATGCGCATAAACATGTAAGTACAACAGTAACCAATTACCTGACCAACACCGTCGAGGCCACTTTCTCCAATGCAGCAACGGGTGAAGTTGGCTTCCTGGACTTTGATTGCCCTTTGGTACAGGGAACTGCTTTCGATGTCGGCACAGCTATACCCGTAAGTAATGTTGGCCATAGTGGAAATGCCATACCCATGAATAGCGGTGTCGCCTTTTCCAAAGCCCTGCAAAAGAATGCCCAGGCGGCAAATTATATTTTTTCATTTTGGGCGAATGCACCTGTAGGCAGCGTTACCCTCACGATGAACCTGACAGGTATTTCTACCATTACCAAAACCTATGCCGGTACAGGCGGCTGGAAATATTATTCGTTTACCATACCAATGTCAGGTGTGCCTTCGTCATTTACTTTCGGTTTTTCCAATAATGTCAATGTTACGGTAGACGACATTCTCTTCTACCCAGAGAACTGCGAAGTAACCACTTACAACTATGATCCATCTACGTTCGCGCTGAGATGCAAGACAAACACCAATGGGATCTCAGCCTATTATACCAATGACATATGGGGCAGGTTGCTTTACACCTATGACCAGGACAAAAATTTGCTATCGAGAAATACATATGTAACACCTGGTGACCAGCAAAATCCTCTGCCTCTAACCGTGACGGCACAAGGATACAACCTCTATACAGGCTCAGCTATTTCCATTAATACTTCCGGCTATACCAACTGTACGAATACCGGGGTCGTATACCAGTGGAACTTTGGCGATGGGGGAACAGCAACAACTTCTACAGGATATGCAACACATACTTATTCCGCAACAGGCACCTATACCATAACGTTGACGGCTACATCCCCGCTGTACGGTACACAAACCGTAACTACATCCGTAACCATTACCACGCCTCCGCCACCACCCACGTATGTTGTTTTGCATTATACCAATTACACGACCAGCAACGGCAGTATCACAAATGTCGCCTTCAACAATGGAAGCACTACTATAAACCTGACCGGGGCGCAATTGGAAGGTTACCAGTTGCCACTGGGCACCTACACGATAACCGTTACTTTGGGCGGCGGAACGCAATACAATTCATCAACAGACTCTGGTTATGGTTGTGTATACTTGACTGGTAAATTGAACGTCTGCCGTGATTATGATGTTCATAATACCAATACCTATGCCTTCCTGAGCAGTAACCTTACCACATCAGGCTCGCTGTATTTCACCGTATACAAACCTAATTGCGCAAATGCACTTCCACAATAA
- a CDS encoding TIGR02594 family protein → MYRGSCIISLAVLTLFLLNNTAEGQTPGFVQQDIIKRQAVYTDADIPLLGIADRQVIRSYYDGLGQALQTIAVKSSPAGNDIIQPYAFNALGQQTISYLPYVATGSSGVYRPNALTTEQSAFYSNGLADKVADDSNPYSQVFYSDDPSQRLLLAGKVGNGYQVGQHSKNINYRSNNSGDGNIIVWSAAGANTGNYAATKLSVTEATDEDQKKVATFNDATGRLILKREYTETAGKYQDTYYIYNSAGQVSYVVPPKALDLMVTAGNYSLAQAGVNKLIFQYWYDNQGRVNQKLIPTKGLVNIIYDPLNRPVLVQDAQMATSYKWYYTKYDAKDHPVSSGVYTDPNHYSASAMQTAVNGNTTYNTYWYETRNSIALTGYYSNNTFPSSGITPLTYVYFDNYDMDMSGSDDYSYTSPGGLTGENAQTTATLRGVPTMTRKTTVGNGITAGTWLVCYTFYDSNGRPIQTKSNNQLTTTVSDSKTNVYDFAGSPTQTKVAKVVAGNTTSVITTIGYDPTRRVNSIDQSYNGGTAIRIASYVYNELGQLVEKNLGLINSGIIPQTLDLKATYSGTNAFVASQSITLSENFSVPAGSTFSASIQTNYLQSVDYRYNIRGNLISINNSKLSADNGTGYTNDDSNDLFGMQFLYDNADANIGNTAYYNGNLSAIKWMSKDGSGTSSVERSYKYTYDAANRYKGESYAERATASTGAFGSNVGGFDENVGLYDFNGNIQTLTRKSSTPGGSSVSTIDNLTYTYDVANPNQLKSVVDASGNSAGFVGGAGSYTYDAVGNLTADPYKVLGITYNDLNKTNVITVSSGTNRHLDYTYDASGALIRKQQYDNGVLGTTTDYIDGFVYIGNSLSYFPMPEGRVRNTGSSLKPEYIITDQQGNARISFEESATAGVPVVRQENSYYGTGMSMTSTTILPTSPNKTLYNGGSEWQNDYSNSPDYYQTLNRNYDAALGRFVAADPMAEETESMTVYQYANNNPIMMNDPDGDYAQSLYYSFMSNPGASVASPFSDPYFNAKMTTAFRLRGTDNMWNMDGGGNWLTNDVNGSGGGGSGPGSSCGSGCTLVYQAGANNNLMSTEELTYLLLKKNVGIDFITGKLTYYAPGGYSLDYARKGAGTVWVPYTINLNNAAQGNNQGQGGTPWVNFARSQLGVKEATGHNDGPDVDKYLATAGLSGTGLPWCGCFVNWSMKSAGITGRPKNPALALNWRDFGQKLNRPAFGSVGSRERKGGGHVGLIVATDADRPGWVVMLGGNQGDAVSYESFPISILKFNYPSGFVPSYTLPSMTGIPRGVRMQ, encoded by the coding sequence ATGTACAGAGGATCTTGCATTATTTCACTGGCGGTATTAACGCTTTTCCTGCTAAATAATACAGCTGAAGGGCAAACGCCCGGTTTTGTACAACAGGATATTATCAAGAGGCAAGCTGTGTATACAGATGCTGATATTCCGCTGCTTGGCATCGCTGACAGGCAGGTGATCAGGAGCTATTATGACGGTCTTGGCCAGGCTTTACAAACCATCGCGGTAAAATCCAGCCCTGCCGGTAACGACATCATCCAGCCCTATGCTTTCAATGCCTTAGGACAGCAAACCATCAGCTACCTACCCTATGTGGCGACAGGCAGTTCCGGTGTTTATCGCCCTAATGCACTTACTACTGAGCAATCTGCCTTTTATAGTAATGGCTTAGCGGATAAAGTAGCTGACGACAGCAATCCTTATTCGCAGGTTTTTTATAGTGATGATCCTTCCCAGCGACTATTACTGGCAGGCAAAGTCGGTAACGGCTACCAGGTCGGACAGCATTCCAAAAATATAAACTACCGTTCCAACAATTCCGGCGATGGCAATATCATTGTCTGGAGTGCAGCAGGTGCGAATACCGGAAATTATGCGGCCACAAAATTATCGGTTACCGAAGCTACGGATGAGGATCAAAAAAAGGTTGCAACTTTTAACGACGCGACAGGTCGTTTGATCCTTAAACGGGAATATACCGAAACTGCAGGTAAGTACCAGGATACCTATTACATTTATAACAGCGCCGGGCAGGTGAGCTATGTAGTACCGCCCAAGGCGCTCGACCTGATGGTAACGGCAGGAAATTACAGCCTGGCACAAGCAGGAGTAAATAAGTTGATCTTCCAATATTGGTACGATAACCAGGGACGCGTTAATCAAAAATTGATACCAACCAAGGGCCTGGTCAATATCATTTATGACCCGCTCAACCGGCCAGTACTGGTACAGGACGCACAGATGGCAACAAGCTATAAATGGTACTATACCAAATATGATGCGAAGGACCACCCGGTAAGCAGCGGTGTTTATACCGATCCCAACCATTATTCGGCAAGTGCCATGCAAACCGCGGTGAATGGCAACACTACCTATAATACCTACTGGTACGAAACCCGTAACAGCATAGCTTTGACAGGTTACTATTCGAATAACACTTTCCCTTCGAGTGGTATCACTCCTCTCACATATGTCTATTTCGACAATTACGATATGGACATGTCGGGCTCGGATGATTATTCCTATACCAGTCCCGGCGGGCTGACCGGCGAAAACGCCCAGACTACGGCAACCCTCCGGGGGGTGCCCACCATGACGCGGAAAACGACAGTCGGCAATGGCATCACAGCGGGTACCTGGTTGGTGTGCTATACTTTTTATGATAGTAACGGCAGGCCGATACAAACCAAAAGCAATAACCAGCTGACCACAACAGTAAGCGACAGTAAGACCAATGTGTATGATTTCGCCGGCAGCCCCACACAAACAAAAGTGGCGAAAGTGGTGGCAGGCAATACAACTTCTGTTATAACCACTATCGGGTATGATCCTACGCGACGGGTTAACAGTATCGACCAGAGCTATAATGGCGGGACAGCTATCAGGATAGCTTCCTATGTTTACAATGAGCTTGGACAATTGGTAGAGAAAAACCTGGGTTTGATTAACAGCGGAATAATACCTCAAACCCTTGATTTGAAAGCCACCTACAGCGGAACCAATGCATTTGTAGCTTCTCAAAGCATTACGTTATCTGAAAATTTCTCAGTTCCGGCGGGCTCTACTTTTTCTGCTTCAATTCAGACAAACTATCTTCAGTCGGTAGATTACCGTTACAACATTAGGGGAAATTTAATTAGTATCAATAACAGTAAACTGAGCGCGGATAACGGCACCGGTTATACCAATGATGACAGTAATGATCTTTTCGGGATGCAGTTCCTGTATGATAATGCAGATGCCAATATTGGCAATACCGCTTATTATAACGGCAACCTATCTGCGATAAAATGGATGAGCAAAGACGGAAGCGGCACAAGCAGTGTTGAACGGAGCTATAAATATACTTACGATGCCGCAAATCGCTATAAAGGCGAAAGTTACGCCGAACGGGCAACAGCATCTACAGGCGCTTTCGGAAGCAACGTTGGGGGCTTTGATGAAAATGTGGGGCTTTATGACTTTAACGGGAATATTCAAACCTTGACCAGAAAAAGCTCCACTCCAGGTGGCTCCTCGGTGTCAACCATTGATAACCTAACCTATACATATGATGTCGCGAACCCCAATCAGCTGAAATCTGTAGTGGATGCCAGTGGTAATAGTGCCGGGTTTGTTGGAGGTGCTGGAAGCTATACCTACGATGCTGTGGGCAACCTAACGGCCGATCCTTACAAAGTACTCGGAATCACCTATAATGACCTGAACAAGACCAATGTGATTACGGTAAGTTCCGGTACCAACAGGCACCTTGATTATACCTATGACGCCTCTGGTGCGCTGATTCGAAAGCAACAGTACGATAATGGTGTTTTGGGGACTACTACAGATTATATTGACGGCTTTGTGTATATTGGCAACTCCCTCAGTTATTTCCCGATGCCGGAAGGTCGGGTGCGCAACACGGGAAGTTCTTTAAAACCCGAATACATCATCACCGATCAACAGGGAAATGCCAGGATCAGCTTTGAGGAAAGTGCAACAGCTGGCGTACCGGTAGTAAGACAGGAGAATAGTTATTATGGTACGGGCATGTCCATGACCAGTACAACTATACTGCCCACAAGTCCTAATAAAACCCTGTATAACGGCGGCAGCGAATGGCAGAATGACTACAGTAACTCCCCTGATTATTATCAGACGCTGAACCGGAATTATGATGCGGCTTTGGGGCGTTTTGTAGCCGCAGACCCGATGGCGGAAGAGACTGAATCCATGACGGTTTATCAGTATGCTAACAATAATCCGATCATGATGAATGACCCGGATGGAGATTATGCTCAGTCGCTGTATTATTCCTTTATGAGTAATCCAGGAGCATCAGTTGCGAGTCCTTTCTCTGATCCTTATTTCAATGCGAAAATGACCACGGCATTTAGACTACGTGGTACTGATAATATGTGGAATATGGATGGCGGGGGTAATTGGCTTACAAACGATGTTAATGGATCAGGCGGCGGTGGTTCCGGACCAGGAAGCAGTTGCGGCAGCGGTTGTACTTTGGTCTATCAGGCGGGAGCAAACAATAATTTAATGAGTACCGAGGAGCTAACGTACCTTTTGTTGAAAAAGAACGTTGGAATAGACTTTATAACAGGCAAATTAACATATTATGCTCCAGGAGGATATTCGCTTGATTATGCTCGCAAAGGAGCCGGGACTGTATGGGTTCCTTATACTATAAATTTAAACAATGCAGCACAAGGTAATAATCAAGGTCAAGGTGGGACACCTTGGGTAAACTTTGCAAGAAGTCAGTTAGGAGTAAAGGAAGCCACAGGCCATAATGATGGCCCCGATGTTGATAAATATCTCGCAACTGCTGGCTTATCAGGAACCGGCTTACCATGGTGTGGCTGTTTTGTAAATTGGTCTATGAAAAGCGCGGGAATAACAGGCCGACCAAAAAATCCAGCTTTGGCCTTAAATTGGCGGGATTTTGGACAAAAGCTAAATCGACCTGCCTTTGGTAGTGTCGGAAGTCGTGAAAGAAAAGGAGGCGGTCACGTTGGACTTATTGTAGCAACTGATGCTGATCGGCCTGGGTGGGTTGTAATGTTGGGTGGCAACCAGGGAGATGCCGTATCATATGAGTCTTTTCCGATTTCTATTTTGAAGTTTAATTATCCCTCCGGGTTTGTA